The following nucleotide sequence is from uncultured Draconibacterium sp..
ATAACCAAAGTTGATATTTTCATCGCCTTCAAAAACATCAACCCGGCAACTCAGACGAGATTCGCTAACAGATGTGTCTTCATCATCAAAAACAACGATGTTGGCCATCAATTCATCCTCATTCAGTTTACTGTTTTTAATGGATTCCTGATAAATATCGATATAGCGCTGCGTTACATTATGTCCCCAAATGTAAGGTTCCATTTTTTCCTCACCTTTCATTTCTTCAAATCGTGGTCGCATTTGCTCGGGTAGTTTCATTGTATCAACCACCTGCATAATGTAAGGAGCATCAACGGCTGCATAGTACGGCATTCCGGTTGGTTTGTACGATGCGGCATAAATCCAGTGCAGCATGTTGTTCGGATCGGCTTTTCCGGCATCGGCAACAAACCACGACTGATTTAAGGTATCGGGATAATATTCGATAAACTGCCACTCTCCATCTATCCACACTTCGCTCCAGGTGTGGTTCCCTTTGTAGTTGGTCCACATAGCGGTGCCGGCAAGGCGCGACGGAATTCCAACTGCACGGTAGGCATCGGTAAGTAAAATCGACAAACCGGTACATGTTGCCATGTGTTCTTTCATGGCTTGCAGCGGGCTGATATCTACTTTCGAACGTTTGGTGTTGTATTCCACATCAACCTCGTCTTTAATATTTCGGGCAATGGACATAACTGCTTCAACCATGTTGTCCGAACTTTCTGCGTACGTGGCAAAACGTTCGTAAAAGTTTTTCCGCCATACATCACGATCCTCAGAAATGTTGGCGTACGGAAGCACTTCGTTTAAGAAGACAGAATCCGGGAGGTTAGCGCACCAGCTGTATTTCTCGCGAGCTTTGTAGGCATAATCAACATTTTCGAGTAGAAAGTCTGCAGTTAATGTGGTAAGATCGCGTTCCGGCATGTAACTGATTAAAAATGCCATGCCTTCTTTTTGTTCATTTGCCGATTCTGCCAATGCTTTTTCCAGTTCAGGAGCATTGTTGCCGGCTTTTATCAGTGCCGAATCTAAAAGTGTATGGTACTGTTTCGGAATGTCGGGGTAATTGGTTTTACATGACCAGGCAAACAGCAGAAAAATGCCAATGAGATAAAGTTTGTTCATTTTGTAGTTATTAAAAAAATTTAATAATACAGCAAAGCTAATAAAAAAATTAATTTACCTAGTAATGATGATACAGACCGCTCATCCTTCTCCGTTAAAAAAGAGCACATTATCTCAGAACAGCAGAGAGAATGATTCAGTTGTTATTTTTCTGCGAGTTGAATAATGTCTTTTGGTTTAATAATTATGGAATTGTAGCTATGCATTGCGCAGTTGATCATCGCTTTCCCGACTTGTGTGGTGTTTACTACTGCGTTTGGTGCCACTGCTTTAAATAAGCGCACCAGCCACATAAAATAGTCATACATAAACTGGTAGGCTTTTGTTCGCGATTTTATCCCGTGTAAGGGAATGATAAATCCCGGTCGGAACATAAAAGCCTGTTTAAATCCCAGTTTTATCAGGTCATTTTCGGTTTTCCCTTTAACCCGCGCCCACATCACTCGTCCTTTCTCTGATGAATCAGTTCCTTCGCCTGAAACATAGGTGATTGTCATTTCCGGGTTGAGCGGAAGCAATTCGCGGGCAAGTGCAAGTGTATAATCGTAGGTGATCTTTTTATAGTCGTTTTCTTTCATCCCAACCGAACTGATTCCCATGCACAAAAAACAGGCGTCGAAACCCGCGAGTTGCTCCTTAACAGTTGAAAAATCGGAAAAATCATTTTGAATGAGTTGTTCCAGTTTAGGGTGCGTAACATCAACCGGATTCCTTCCAATTACCAAAACCTTTTCAACCGATTCATGATCGAGACACTCCAGTAAAACTCCTTTTCCCACCATTCCGGTGGCACCTGTCACTATAACCTTCATTTTATATTGGTTTAAGTTTTAGAATCACAATTTCGCTTTTTGTTCCAACACGCATTGGCGGGCCAAAAGTTCCTACTCCTTGCGAGGTGTAGATGCGGGTTCCCTTATAATTGCCCAAATCTTTTTTGTATTTGTAGATCATGCCTACTACGAAATTGAATGGAAATAACTGACCGTTGTGCGTGTGCCCGGCGAGGTAAAGATCAACGCCGTGTTGATTGGCAAATTCAATTCCATCGGGACTGTGATGCAGCAAAACCGTAGGTTTTCCGGGGAATAGATTCAATTCATCAAGAACGGAACGGATGCTCGGACGATTTCTTCTTTCAGGAATTTCCTGTTGGCTGTTGTCGGCCCGCATGTGATTAAGACCGATAATCTGTATCTGGTTAAAATGCGTTACCTCGTTTTCTAAAACAGTAACTCCAATTTCGCGCAGGTTATCTTTCACTTCTTTTGCCCCAGAGTAACCGTCGTGGTTTCCTTCCACAAAATACACAGGAGCATTGAGTTGTTTTAGAGGATCCAGACTTTCGCCGTTTAAGCGGATTTTACCATCAAACAAATCGCCGGTAATAAATACCACGTCGGGATTTTGGGCATTGGTTTTATCCACTATTCTTTGCAGTGTTTTCGGTCCCCAGAAATGCCCGATATGAATATCAGAAAGGTGTGCAACCGTAATTTCATTGGTCAGTCCTTTCATTGGAATTTCTACTTCGCTAATTCTTCGGTATTGGGCGTTTATGATTCCGGCGGCAGTAACAAAAACTGCCAGCGAAAGTGCTGCAATTCCTAATAGACGAGGGACCGATTTTGTAAAAATATTAACCAGATCAACAACCGCAACCGAAAGCAAAAGGTAGAGTAAAAAGCCCATCACTATCGAGGCCGCAATGTAAATCATATTACCAAAAGCCGCTTGTGTGTTGGAGGTTGTCGCAATTCCGACAATCATAAAAACAGTTAACGCGCCAAAAGTTATATAAAGGTAGCGGGCTTTCCGTATGTCGAAATAAAATGTGAATCGCTTGGCGAGGTACATATTTGCTCCAACCAGAAATGCGATAAATGCAATAAAAAATAACCAGGGAATAATTTGTCTCATATTATCAGTTGGTTTGCTGCATTGTTTTAACGGTTTTCAACAAAAGTTTTTTGGGCATAAAAGGAATAAATGCCATCATTATTTTTTGTGCAGTTGTTAACCCTGAAATGACGTCGATCTTTCCTTTTAGCATGGCATTGTACCCGGCTTCGGCAACCTTGCGGGCACTCGCCGTTTTTTTGAACATCACGGTTTTATCCATGCCCGATGAAGCGCCAAATTCGGTTTCGGTGGCACCCGGCATAAGGTTGGTAACAGTAATATTTGTATCCGAAAGTTCGGCCGACAGCGCATTGCTTAGTGAGCGTACATAAGCTTTTGTGGCAAAATAAACTGCCTGCAGCGGTCCGGGCATTAAACTGGCTGTTGATGAGTTGTTCAGGATTTTTCCCGAATTGCGTTCAACAAAATCAGGTAAGAATAAGCGAGACATTGCAGTTAAGGTTTTTACATTCAGGTTAATCATTGCCATGTGTTGCTCGTAATCCAGCTCGTGAAATACGCCGACCCCACCAAATCCGGCGTTGTTAATCAGAATCTCAATTTCGACGCCTGCCTGTTTAATCTCGTCGTAAATTTCCTTTGGCGATTCGGGTAAGCCTAAATCTTTTGCAATCACAACAACTTTTGTGTTGTGTTTTGCTTCAAGCTCCTTTTTTAATGCCTCAAGTTTGTCCTTGCTCCGAGCAACAATTACCAGGTCGCCACCTTTTTCTGCATGAATGTGGGCCAGTTCCCGTCCAATTCCGGTTGATGCACCGGTTATTAATGCAACGTTCTTCATTGTTCTAATTTTATGTAGTGTTTTCAAAACTTTAATATTAAACAAAATTATAGAGGGATTGATTAAGTACTACTACTTTTTCCGTTCAGAAATATTGAGGTTCGTCTCTTGAGGTCTTTAGAAGTTTGTTGAACAAAACCGGCAAAAAATTCTTAACTTATTAGAATTAAAAATCTAAATCAACGGTAATGAAATCAATAGCTTTTTTAATCACCTGTTTATTCCTCATTTTTTCATTTTCGGCAAACGCGCAAGACGGCGCGCAACTGTACGGGCAAAATTGTGCTTCGTGCCATGGCGCCAATTTGGGTGGTGGAAATGCTGCCAGCTTAGTTGATGGTATTTGGCAGTTTGGTGCCGAAGACAATTATGTTTTCCGGAATATAAAATTTGGAATTGCACATTTGGGAATGCCTTCGTACGCAGAAACACTGAGCGATGGCGAGATTGGAGCCATCCTTAAATATATCCGTGAATCGGAAAATAAAGTTGGCGCCCAAAAACCGCCAATTGCCAAAGAAATAGAAACGTTGGATTATAAAGTTGATGTGGAAATTTTTGCTGAAGGACTGGAAGTTCCGTGGGCTATTGATTTTATTGATGAAAATACAGCTTTAATAACTGAGCGTCCGGGCAGGCTGCGGATTGTGCAAGATGGAAAATTATTAGAAGAGCCGGTAAAAAACACACCCGAAGTTTTAAACGAAGGGCAGGGCGGTTTGCTGGATGTTGCGGTTGATCCGGATTATTTGGAGAATGGCTGGATTTATTTGGCTTACAGTCACGTATTAACAAGTGGTTACGATGGAAACCGCCCGCCAGCTATGACCAGAATTGTGCGCGGAAAAATTGAAGATAACACCTGGGCCAGTGAAGAAGTGATATTTGAAGCGCCACACGATACTTACCGGACCACTCGTCACCATTATGGTTGCCGCATTGTTTTCGATCCGTGGGGACATTTGTTTTTTGCCATTGGCGACCGCGGTGCCGGTTACCAGGCGCAGGATTTTACTTTGCCCAATGGGAAAGTACATCGTATTTTTAAAGACGGAAGTATTCCGGAAGACAATCCATTTGTTGACGAGGAAGGCGCTGTGCAGTCGTTATTTTCGCTGGGAAACCGTAACATCCAGGGAATGGCTATTCATCCGCAAACCGGAGAACTTTGGGTAACCGAGCATGGCCCAATGGGAGGCGATGAACTGAACCTGATTGAGTGGGGCAAAAACTACGGATGGGAAACCATAACATATGGAAAAAATTACAACGGAACAGTAATAACCGATGTGAAGCATAAACCCGGAATGGAGCAACCGAACCTCTATTGGCGGCCATCGATTGCAGTTTGTGGCCTTGATTTTTATCGCGGAGACCTTTTCAGTAAATGGGAAAATAAACTGCTGGTTGGAGCCTTAAAATACGAGGAGGTGCGTTTGCTGCAAATTGAAGGAGATAAAGTGGTTCATCAAGAGGTGATTGTGAAAAATCAGGGACGTGTGCGCGATGTGTCAACCGGGCCCGAGGGTGCAATTTATGTGGTGTTGAATAAACCGGGAACAGTAATTAAACTAACTCCTCAGGATTAGTGCTTACTTGCACAATGTTGTCTGCACAAGCTCTCCCAGTTTCGATTGTTCATTCATTATGTCCTGAATTGTAGTTGATTTCAGAATTTCAACAAACTGGCGATTCAAATTTCCCCAAAAGCCAAACAAAGCGCAAATGTCTTTTCGTTGGCATTGGTAATTTTCCGACACGCAGTCAACTACGCAAACTCCCGGTTCAAAAGCACTGTGGATATCATAAATAGTTATTTCTTCCGGTTTGCAAGCTAAAATATAACCGCTGCGTCGTCCTCCGGCTTTTGTTACCAGACCCGCAACTTTTAATGAGTTGATGATGTGGTCCAGGTATTTATAAGAGAGATTCTGGTTGGCAGCAATATCTTTTTGATAGATACCATTTTCGGAGTTATTTAATGCTATTTCGAGAATAGCTCTTAATCCATATCGCGTTCTAGTGCTAAACTTCAAGGCTTCTGGTTTTTGTTAAAATGCTTGCCGCAAATTTAATAAAATAGTGAGGATTATACACATACGTAGAGTTCAGTTGTTGAAGGAAGCTTCTATTTAACGTTATTTTTAATTCGGTAGCCAAAAAATGGTGCAATGGCCAACTGGTTTGTCAAGTAACTACAAAATATGTTGACTGTTTATTTTTCGTTAATGCTTGATTAGCGAGGTGCGAGTTATTGAAATTATAGTGCTCTAAATTTAACAATCCAGCCATCGCTCCTGGTGTTTTCTTCCTCTTGTATTCCCGGTCCGATTACTACAAAACCACCATCAGAGCTGTTTATTATACGCGATGCATGATCGTTATTAAAACGCAGGCGGAGCAATTTTTCGTTCAGCTCGTTTCCGTCCGGATCGATATTTAGTAGCCACGGTCCGATTTTGCCAATAAAAGAGGTCGCTTTTATGCCCGCTATTATAAATGTACCATCGGGTCTTATTGTCAGGGCATTTCCACCTTCCGATCCTTCGCGGTCAACACTCTTTGTCCACAGTATTTCGCCTGTTGAATTTATTTTGTTTAAAACCAGGTCGTAATCGAAAATAGGATCAGCAGAGTTGATGTCGTTTAAACATTTACCGTTCCAGCCAACAATCATTAAAGCACTGTCGGGCGAGCAACATATACATGCGGGCCATACTTTTTGGTCGGGGGTTTTTATCCACGAAAACCATTTTGCTTGTCCAAGCGGACTAATTCGAATCGCAATAATGTCGCAATTATTTTTTCCGGCTTCACTTATTTGTGCGGCCAATGCAAAATCGCCGTTAGGAATTTCTTTTATCGATCGGGCGCACCCGGTCATATCTGTCATAAATAACTTTTCCATTATAAATTCGCCATTCTCATCCAGGGTTGCCATCCATATTTTAGGATCGTTTGGTGTTTCACTTTTCGACCCGGCAAGTGCGAAATGATTGTCAGATAACGAAATAATATCTTCTACCGATGTGTATTCTGCAATTAGTTCTTTTTTCCAGATTTCGTTTCCATTCTCATCCAGTTTAAGCAAAAGGCAACTTTGTGTTTCGCCCTCAGTGCAAGAGCCCATTAGTACATAACTTTTATCGGTGAGTTGTGTAAGTCGTTTCGGGATTTCTTTCTTTTCGGTGCCAATTGTTTTTGTCCACAGTGTGTCGCCATTTTCTGTAAAACGAATTAGCTCAAAATCGAAAGAGTTAGCTTTAATTTTAACAGCTCCGCATACGGTGTAACCTTTATTTGCATCCTCAAGTATATCGGTGTAAAAGTCGCAGCCTCTTATTCCCGATTGTTTGTTCCAGTCGGGTTCGGGAATTTGCGCAGACGATGATATCAGGCTCGCAAAAAAAAGAATGTAAGTATAAACCGGTGTTTTTAGCATGATGTTAGTTGTTGATTAGTTTTTAACCCGAGTTCCTTAAATTAAATGGTATACAGGCAGACTGATTGCAATCATTTTGGTTCACATGTCTTTATACCAAAAATAAAGAGCTTGGGTTTCAGTAATTTAATTAAACGAGCAAGTGGTTATTTCGATAGATTTTTTAAAAATTAGCTGTTGTACAGAACCGGCTACCGACCTGTGGCTTTAGCTAAAACGCAATGTCGAATTTTAAAAAGTTTTAAATTCGCTTAACCTTGGATTGAAGCATTTTTCAAAACACAGGAATTTATATACTTTCGTCGAGTTATTTAGAAATGTAAACATGTGGATTAAACTATCCAGACTAATCCTTAGGAATAGAATCCTCTTTCTTTCAGTTTTGGCTGTTATTACCATTTTTCTGGGATATCATGCCCGAAAAGTGGAGATGTCATACGAGTATGCTTCATTGCTGCCAAAGAAAGATCAAGCCTATAAAGATTATCAGAATTTTGTTGAAATATTTGGTCAGGAGGGGAACCTGATCATTGTTGGTGTGCAAGACACGAACTTTTTTCGTCTTGATCATTTTAATGCGTGGAAATCATTATGCAATGATTTGAAAAAAGTTGATGGAGTTGAAAATTTACTTTCGGTATCGAACACCTACAACCTTGAAAAAAACAAGGAAGAAAAAAAATTTGAAGTTGTAAATACCTTTCCGGACACCATTGCTACCCAGGAACAACTGGATGCGTATGTGGCCGAATTTAAACGGCTGCCTTTTTATCGCAAGTTGGTTTATAACGACGAAACCGACACGTATTTGCTGGCCATAACGGTTAACAAAGACAAAATGGCGAGCAAAGAGCGCGAAGACCTGGTTGCCGGAATTCAGGAGGTTTGCCATAATTTCGAGCAGAAAGAAGATGTTAAACTTCATTACTCGGGAGTGCCCTACATTAGGGTGGTAAATTCGGTAAAAATTAAACGCGAGCTGTACATGTTCAGTGTGCTGGCGCTGGTAATTTGTATCGTGGTGCTGTTCCTGTTTTTCCGTTCGTTTAAAGCAGTTTTTGTTCCGGTACTCATTGTAATTGTCGGTGTAATTTGGGCCATGGGAATGTTGTCGCTTTTCGGCTACAAAATAACCTTGTTGTCCGGAATGATTCCGCCTTTGCTCATCGTTA
It contains:
- a CDS encoding transglutaminase-like domain-containing protein, which encodes MNKLYLIGIFLLFAWSCKTNYPDIPKQYHTLLDSALIKAGNNAPELEKALAESANEQKEGMAFLISYMPERDLTTLTADFLLENVDYAYKAREKYSWCANLPDSVFLNEVLPYANISEDRDVWRKNFYERFATYAESSDNMVEAVMSIARNIKDEVDVEYNTKRSKVDISPLQAMKEHMATCTGLSILLTDAYRAVGIPSRLAGTAMWTNYKGNHTWSEVWIDGEWQFIEYYPDTLNQSWFVADAGKADPNNMLHWIYAASYKPTGMPYYAAVDAPYIMQVVDTMKLPEQMRPRFEEMKGEEKMEPYIWGHNVTQRYIDIYQESIKNSKLNEDELMANIVVFDDEDTSVSESRLSCRVDVFEGDENINFGYSPRKTDDMNQFLQLKLKKQSNYRFVVSNPEKQIKQEFSLATENTPTQDIQLILTN
- a CDS encoding NAD-dependent epimerase/dehydratase family protein, translated to MKVIVTGATGMVGKGVLLECLDHESVEKVLVIGRNPVDVTHPKLEQLIQNDFSDFSTVKEQLAGFDACFLCMGISSVGMKENDYKKITYDYTLALARELLPLNPEMTITYVSGEGTDSSEKGRVMWARVKGKTENDLIKLGFKQAFMFRPGFIIPLHGIKSRTKAYQFMYDYFMWLVRLFKAVAPNAVVNTTQVGKAMINCAMHSYNSIIIKPKDIIQLAEK
- a CDS encoding metallophosphoesterase is translated as MRQIIPWLFFIAFIAFLVGANMYLAKRFTFYFDIRKARYLYITFGALTVFMIVGIATTSNTQAAFGNMIYIAASIVMGFLLYLLLSVAVVDLVNIFTKSVPRLLGIAALSLAVFVTAAGIINAQYRRISEVEIPMKGLTNEITVAHLSDIHIGHFWGPKTLQRIVDKTNAQNPDVVFITGDLFDGKIRLNGESLDPLKQLNAPVYFVEGNHDGYSGAKEVKDNLREIGVTVLENEVTHFNQIQIIGLNHMRADNSQQEIPERRNRPSIRSVLDELNLFPGKPTVLLHHSPDGIEFANQHGVDLYLAGHTHNGQLFPFNFVVGMIYKYKKDLGNYKGTRIYTSQGVGTFGPPMRVGTKSEIVILKLKPI
- a CDS encoding SDR family oxidoreductase, yielding MKNVALITGASTGIGRELAHIHAEKGGDLVIVARSKDKLEALKKELEAKHNTKVVVIAKDLGLPESPKEIYDEIKQAGVEIEILINNAGFGGVGVFHELDYEQHMAMINLNVKTLTAMSRLFLPDFVERNSGKILNNSSTASLMPGPLQAVYFATKAYVRSLSNALSAELSDTNITVTNLMPGATETEFGASSGMDKTVMFKKTASARKVAEAGYNAMLKGKIDVISGLTTAQKIMMAFIPFMPKKLLLKTVKTMQQTN
- a CDS encoding PQQ-dependent sugar dehydrogenase, whose amino-acid sequence is MKSIAFLITCLFLIFSFSANAQDGAQLYGQNCASCHGANLGGGNAASLVDGIWQFGAEDNYVFRNIKFGIAHLGMPSYAETLSDGEIGAILKYIRESENKVGAQKPPIAKEIETLDYKVDVEIFAEGLEVPWAIDFIDENTALITERPGRLRIVQDGKLLEEPVKNTPEVLNEGQGGLLDVAVDPDYLENGWIYLAYSHVLTSGYDGNRPPAMTRIVRGKIEDNTWASEEVIFEAPHDTYRTTRHHYGCRIVFDPWGHLFFAIGDRGAGYQAQDFTLPNGKVHRIFKDGSIPEDNPFVDEEGAVQSLFSLGNRNIQGMAIHPQTGELWVTEHGPMGGDELNLIEWGKNYGWETITYGKNYNGTVITDVKHKPGMEQPNLYWRPSIAVCGLDFYRGDLFSKWENKLLVGALKYEEVRLLQIEGDKVVHQEVIVKNQGRVRDVSTGPEGAIYVVLNKPGTVIKLTPQD
- a CDS encoding Rrf2 family transcriptional regulator, coding for MKFSTRTRYGLRAILEIALNNSENGIYQKDIAANQNLSYKYLDHIINSLKVAGLVTKAGGRRSGYILACKPEEITIYDIHSAFEPGVCVVDCVSENYQCQRKDICALFGFWGNLNRQFVEILKSTTIQDIMNEQSKLGELVQTTLCK